In Oligoflexia bacterium, the following are encoded in one genomic region:
- a CDS encoding ATP-binding protein: MIPRRPIPVTEPFLLKLRWLIRIRWFAILGQATVTWVVLFVWRILLPVEFFLGVLALTTMSNVLAMLLMHRKFINRNSILKALLLYDVLSLTALLWFSGGLYNPFKYMYLIYVALSALMLRSWWKWFLVATSVGCYAFLYWSPVPDDFIAYMRAKPIGEVAAFLVAVGFIFSSVFKLTQSLLYGEKVMQTLREKQWQSEKLNSLATLAGGAAHELATPLSTIAISAKELEKRLAKYDGFKVEKMDARLIRDEVKKCQTILRHMSTKSGELHGESIQDYSLEQMMIESASEYIDKIEVDCDLPKDTKIRISVKTCTMVLTSLLKNAVQAQGSKKVLFRAYKQRNHLLLEIQDFGEGMSGEVLQRIGEPFFSLKEPGQGMGLGVYIASAYVDSIGGEIVYDSIIGEGTKVTLKLPQNMIQG, from the coding sequence ATGATCCCTAGACGGCCTATACCTGTAACGGAGCCCTTTTTATTAAAGCTGCGTTGGTTGATTAGGATTCGCTGGTTTGCCATTTTAGGTCAAGCAACAGTGACTTGGGTTGTTTTATTTGTTTGGCGTATATTGTTGCCGGTAGAGTTTTTTTTGGGTGTTCTTGCCTTAACCACCATGAGTAATGTTTTGGCAATGCTCTTAATGCATAGGAAGTTTATAAATAGGAACTCTATTCTTAAAGCATTGTTATTGTATGATGTTCTGTCCTTAACCGCACTGTTATGGTTTTCTGGAGGCTTATATAACCCATTTAAATACATGTATTTAATATATGTAGCACTTTCCGCTTTAATGCTTAGATCTTGGTGGAAATGGTTCTTGGTTGCTACAAGTGTCGGGTGTTATGCTTTTTTATATTGGTCACCAGTACCCGATGATTTTATTGCGTATATGCGAGCCAAACCAATTGGAGAAGTGGCTGCCTTTTTAGTGGCGGTTGGATTTATTTTTTCTTCTGTTTTTAAATTAACGCAGTCCTTGCTTTACGGAGAAAAAGTGATGCAGACTTTGCGGGAGAAGCAGTGGCAGAGTGAAAAATTAAATTCTTTAGCGACTTTGGCCGGGGGTGCTGCCCATGAGTTGGCGACACCTTTATCCACAATAGCAATATCAGCTAAAGAATTAGAGAAGCGTTTGGCCAAATATGATGGTTTTAAAGTAGAGAAAATGGACGCACGTTTAATTCGTGATGAGGTGAAGAAATGTCAAACCATTTTGCGACACATGTCAACCAAGTCAGGTGAATTGCATGGAGAAAGTATACAAGATTATAGTTTGGAACAAATGATGATTGAGTCTGCATCAGAATATATAGATAAAATTGAAGTAGATTGTGATTTGCCAAAAGATACAAAAATAAGAATTTCAGTTAAAACTTGCACCATGGTTTTAACGTCACTCTTAAAAAATGCTGTCCAAGCCCAAGGGTCTAAAAAAGTTTTGTTTAGAGCCTATAAACAAAGAAACCATCTTTTATTAGAAATTCAAGATTTTGGGGAAGGGATGAGTGGAGAAGTTTTGCAGAGAATAGGGGAACCATTTTTTTCATTAAAAGAACCGGGCCAAGGGATGGGTTTGGGAGTTTATATTGCAAGTGCCTATGTTGATAGTATTGGTGGAGAAATTGTTTATGATTCTATTATTGGAGAAGGTACAAAAGTGACATTGAAACTTCCGCAAAACATGATACAGGGGTGA
- a CDS encoding Fur family transcriptional regulator, whose product MPDKSNLDLLNEYIKKKGLRYSKQREVIAKAFFKSQDHIEVEDLFARIQKEDPKIGIATVYRTLNLLKECGLAIKRDFDTGIIVYEKAQKKHHDHLICIECEKIIEFEEDKIERLQDKVAVEHGFKLTFHKMELYGICPACQS is encoded by the coding sequence ATGCCTGATAAAAGTAACTTAGATCTGCTTAATGAATACATCAAAAAAAAGGGTTTAAGATACTCAAAGCAAAGAGAAGTGATTGCAAAAGCTTTTTTTAAGTCACAAGATCATATTGAAGTAGAAGATTTATTTGCTAGGATTCAAAAAGAAGATCCAAAAATTGGGATTGCAACGGTATACCGGACACTTAACTTGCTTAAAGAATGTGGTTTAGCCATCAAAAGAGATTTTGATACCGGTATTATTGTTTATGAGAAGGCACAAAAAAAGCACCATGACCACTTGATTTGTATTGAGTGTGAAAAAATCATTGAATTTGAAGAAGATAAAATAGAACGTTTGCAAGACAAAGTCGCTGTAGAGCATGGGTTTAAATTGACCTTTCACAAGATGGAGCTTTACGGTATATGCCCTGCATGTCAATCGTGA
- a CDS encoding response regulator, whose protein sequence is MDKKKISFLVLDDNDSFRMRMRVGLEDRGFEVYEGRNVDEGVKIISRHPIRYAVVDLRMPGGTGLDFLKQIQGMKHACKILILTGYGSIATATQAIHLGAVNYLQKPVDLDDILRAFNEDFQKITPRPQDIETPSLEQIEWEHIQRVLEDCDGNITQAAKKMGMHRRTLQRKLKKYAPTKRDI, encoded by the coding sequence ATGGACAAGAAAAAGATCAGCTTTTTAGTGCTAGATGATAATGATAGCTTTAGAATGCGTATGCGCGTGGGCTTAGAAGACCGAGGTTTTGAGGTTTATGAAGGCCGCAATGTTGATGAGGGGGTAAAGATAATAAGTCGCCATCCAATTCGTTATGCCGTGGTGGACTTGAGAATGCCCGGAGGTACAGGGTTAGATTTTTTGAAGCAAATACAAGGCATGAAGCATGCTTGTAAAATTCTTATTTTAACTGGGTATGGCAGTATTGCCACAGCAACGCAAGCCATACACCTTGGAGCAGTTAATTATTTGCAAAAACCAGTAGATTTAGATGATATCTTAAGAGCCTTTAATGAAGATTTTCAGAAAATTACACCCAGACCGCAAGATATTGAGACCCCATCGCTTGAACAAATAGAATGGGAACATATTCAAAGAGTCTTGGAAGATTGTGACGGCAATATCACTCAGGCAGCAAAAAAAATGGGTATGCACCGTCGTACCTTGCAAAGAAAGCTAAAAAAATACGCACCAACCAAAAGAGATATCTAA
- a CDS encoding cytochrome c3 family protein has translation MKPIFSKNINKLLMFIPLVIAIGGGFVTFFVWYYMSPYYYEVGYVPKQPIQYSHALHAGELGIDCRYCHATVDKDFTASIPSTATCMNCHTLIKSDSEKIAPLKYSYDNNLPVEWVRVHDLPDYSKFNHAVHIKAQIGCASCHGDVQNMEVVYKAQPLSMGWCLDCHRNPQKHVRPKSEIYNTSWKPGKDHQQWAEKFVKENNIKGPENCTACHY, from the coding sequence GTGAAACCAATTTTTTCGAAAAATATTAATAAGTTATTGATGTTTATCCCCCTTGTGATTGCAATAGGCGGCGGTTTTGTTACATTTTTTGTTTGGTATTATATGTCGCCTTATTATTATGAGGTAGGCTATGTTCCTAAACAACCTATTCAGTATAGTCATGCCTTGCATGCGGGTGAATTAGGAATAGATTGTAGGTACTGTCATGCTACGGTTGATAAAGACTTTACCGCATCTATACCCTCAACAGCGACCTGCATGAACTGTCATACCTTGATTAAATCTGACAGTGAAAAAATTGCTCCATTAAAATACAGCTATGACAATAACCTACCTGTTGAATGGGTAAGAGTGCATGATTTGCCAGATTATTCAAAATTCAATCATGCAGTGCATATCAAAGCGCAAATCGGGTGTGCATCGTGTCATGGCGATGTTCAAAATATGGAGGTTGTCTATAAAGCACAACCTTTAAGCATGGGATGGTGTTTGGATTGTCATAGAAATCCACAAAAACATGTGCGGCCAAAATCTGAAATATACAATACCAGCTGGAAGCCTGGAAAAGATCATCAGCAATGGGCTGAGAAATTTGTAAAAGAAAACAACATTAAAGGTCCGGAGAATTGTACAGCATGTCACTACTAA